In Heptranchias perlo isolate sHepPer1 chromosome 38, sHepPer1.hap1, whole genome shotgun sequence, a single window of DNA contains:
- the LOC137304608 gene encoding cellular retinoic acid-binding protein 1, whose product MPNFAGTWKMRSSENFDELLKVLGVNAMLRKVAVAAASKPLVEIRQDGNQFYIKTATTVRTTEINFKIGEEFEEETVDGRKCKSLPNWESENKIYCKQTLLNGHGPKTHWTRELVNNELILTLVANDIVCTRIYVKE is encoded by the exons ATGCCCAACTTTGCCGGCACTTGGAAGATGAGGAGCAGTGAGAATTTTGACGAGCTGTTAAAAGTACTGG GGGTCAACGCAATGCTGAGGAAAGTGGCGGTGGCTGCAGCATCTAAACCCCTGGTGGAGATCAGGCAGGACGGCAACCAATTTTACATCAAGACGGCCACCACAGTGAGGACCACCGAGATCAACTTTAAGATAGGAGAGGAGTTCGAAGAGGAGACGGTGGACGGGAGAAAATGCAAG AGTCTGCCCAACTGGGAAAGTGAGAACAAAATCTACTGCAAGCAAACTCTTCTTAATGGACATGGACCCAAAACACACTGGACACGGGAATTGGTGAACAATGAATTAATCCTG ACGCTGGTTGCTAATGACATCGTGTGTACGAGGATCTACGTTAAAGAGTAA